From a single Arachis hypogaea cultivar Tifrunner chromosome 3, arahy.Tifrunner.gnm2.J5K5, whole genome shotgun sequence genomic region:
- the LOC112791189 gene encoding CDPK-related kinase 3, whose protein sequence is MEFHSTGVYDMHAFEYPSIDQRFNEVFNKAMNFLLTSKSEDADMKLINFSLSDFIRTDERLNDIAGSAYYVVPEVLHRSYSVEVEIWNQRYSRPSNRAV, encoded by the exons ATGGAATTCCATTCAACGGGGGTTTATGACATGCATGCCTTTGAGTATCCAAGCATAGATCAAAGGTTCAATGAAGTGTTCAACAAAGCTATG AATTTCCTCTTAACTTCAAAAAGTGAAGATGCTGATATGAAGCTTATCAATTTCAGTTTATCGGATTTCATCCGAACAG ACGAACGACTAAATGACATTGCTGGGAGTGCATATTATGTTGTACCAGAGGTACTTCACAGGTCATATAGTGTGGAAGTAGAAATATGGAACCAGAGGTACTCTAGACCGAGCAATAGAGCAGTGTAA
- the LOC112791190 gene encoding ribonucleoside-diphosphate reductase large subunit, whose amino-acid sequence MYVVKRDGRQEAVHFDKITARLKKLSYGLSTDHCDPVLVAQKVCAGVYKGVTTSQLDELAAETAAAMTANHPDYASLAARIAVSNLHKNTKKSFSETVKIMYNHVNDRSGLKAPLIADDVYEIIMKSAVRLDSEIIYDRDFDYDYFGFKTLERSYLLKVQGKVVERPQHMLMRVAVGIHKDDIESAVRTYHMMSQRWFTHASPTLFNAGTPRPQLSSCFLICMKDDSIEGIYDTLKECAVISKSAGGIGVSVHNIRATGSYIRGTNGTSNGILPMLRVFNDTARYVDQGGGKRKGAFAVYLEPWHSDIFEFLDLRKNHGKEEHRARDLFYALWVPDLFMERVQSNGEWSLFCPNEAPGLADCWGEEFERLYNKYERDGKAKKVVQAQNLWFEILKSQIETGTPYMLFKDTCNRKSNQQNLGTIKSSNLCTEIIEYTSPTETAVCNLASIALPRYVREKGVPMESQPSKLVGSRGSRNRYFDFDKLGEVTALVTTNLNKIIDVNYYPVDTAKRSNIRHRPIGIGVQGLADTFILLGMAFDSPEAQQLNKEIFETIYYHALKTSSELAAKEGPYETYSGCPVSKGILQPDMWGAKPSNRWDWDALRQMISDRGVRNSLLVAPMPTASTSQILGNNECFEPYTSNIYSRRVLSGEFVVVNKHLLHDLTEMGMWSPTIKNKIIYEDGSVQKIPEIPEDLKDIYKTVWEIKQKTLVDMAVDRGCYIDQSQSLNIHMDQPNFGKLTSLHFYAWSKGLKTGMYYLRSRAAADAIKFTVDTTALKEKPKVEDDETKMAQMVCSLTNREECLACGS is encoded by the exons ATGTATGTGGTGAAGAGGGATGGCCGTCAAGAAGCCGTTCACTTCGATAAGATAACTGCGCGCCTCAAGAAGCTCAGTTATGGGCTCAGCACTGATCACTGCGACCCTGTTCTCGTCGCTCAGAAGGTCTGCGCCGGCGTCTACAAGGGTGTAACCACCAGCCAACTCGATGAACTCGCCGCCGAGACTGCGGCTGCCATGACCGCAAACCACCCTGACTATGCTTCT TTGGCTGCTAGGATTGCTGTTTCTAATCTGCATAAGAACACGAAGAAGTCGTTCTCTGAGAC GGTGAAGATCATGTACAATCATGTTAATGATAGGTCTGGTCTGAAGGCTCCACTCATTGCTGATGATGTTTATGAAATTATCATGAAG AGTGCTGTTCGTCTGGACAGTGAGATAATCTATGATAGGGACTTCGACTATGATTACTTTGGTTTTAAAACCCTGGAGAGGTCCTACCTCTTGAAGGTTCAAGGAAAGGTTGTGGAAAGGCCCCAGCACATGTTGATGAGGGTTGCTGTTGGAATTCACAAGGATGACATAGAATCTGCTGTCAGAACTTACCACATGATGTCTCAAAGATGGTTCACTCATGCTTCCCCAACACTTTTCAATGCTGGAACTCCAAGGCCTCAA TTGAGTAGTTGCTTCCTCATATGTATGAAAGATGATAGTATAGAGggaatatatgatactttgaaggAGTGTGCTGTCATCAGCAAATCAGCAGGGGGAATTGGTGTTTCTGTTCACAACATTCGTGCCACTGGCAGCTACATCCGTGGAACGAATGGGACATCCAATGGTATTCTTCCTATGCTACGGGTGTTCAATGATACTGCTCGCTATGTTGATCAAgggggaggcaagaggaaag GTGCCTTTGCTGTGTACTTGGAGCCATGGCATTCTGATATATTTGAATTCTTGGACTTAAGGAAAAATCATGGGAAG GAAGAGCATCGCGCGAGAGATCTATTTTATGCACTTTGGGTGCCTGATCTCTTTATGGAAAGAGTTCAGTCTAATGGAGAATGGTCTTTGTTTTGTCCCAATGAGGCACCAGGTTTGGCAGATTGTTGGGGTGAAGAATTTGAGAGGTTGTACAATAAGTATGAAAGAGAT GGGAAAGCAAAGAAGGTTGTTCAGGCACAGAATCTTTGGTTTGAAATTCTTAAGTCCCAGATTGAAACTGGGACCCCTTACATGCTTTTTAAG GACACCTGTAATAGGAAAAGTAACCAGCAAAATCTGGGTACAATCAAGTCATCAAACTTGTGCACTGAGATAATTGAGTATACAAGTCCAACAGAAACGGCTGTGTGTAACCTGGCGTCGATTGCACTACCACGATATGTCAGAGAGAAG GGAGTTCCCATGGAGTCTCAACCTTCTAAGCTTGTTGGCAGTAGAGGCTCAAGAAACAGATATTTTGACTTTGATAAACTTGGAGAG GTAACTGCATTGGTGACAACAAACCTTAACAAAATAATTGATGTCAATTACTACCCAGTTGATACTGCAAAGAGGTCAAACATACGGCACAGACCCATTGGTATTGGTGTTCAAGGTCTTGCTGATACATTCATACTGTTGGGCATGGCATTTGATTCGCCTGAG GCTCAACAGTTAAACAAGGAGATATTTGAGACTATATACTACCATGCTCTAAAGACTTCTTCTGAATTGGCTGCTAAAGAAGGTCCTTATGAAACATATAGTGGCTGTCCTGTAAGCAAG GGAATTCTTCAGCCAGACATGTGGGGTGCAAAGCCCTCAAACCGCTGGGATTGGGATGCACTCCGGCAGATGATATCAGACCGGGGTGTGAGAAATTCACTTCTTGTTGCCCCTATGCCAACTGCTTCTACTAGCCAGATTCTTGGCAATAATGAGTGTTTTGAGCCGTATACTTCTAATATTTACAGTCGCAGGGTTTTAAG TGGTGAATTTGTTGTTGTGAACAAGCATCTTCTTCATGACTTGACTGAAATGGGAATGTGGTCTCCTACAATCAAGAATAAGATTATCTACGAGGATGGCTCAGTTCAGAAAATCCCAGAAATTCCCGAGGACTTGAAAGACATATACAA AACTGTTTGGGAAATTAAGCAAAAGACATTGGTTGATATGGCTGTTGATCGAGGATGTTATATAGATCAGAGTCAAAGCTTGAATATTCACATGGATCAGCCCAACTTTGGGAAGCTGACTTCCTTGCATTTCTATGCATGGTCTAAG GGTCTGAAAACTGGGATGTATTATCTTCGATCACGAGCTGCAGCTGATGCTATCAAGTTCACTGTCGACACCACTGCcctcaaa GAAAAACCTAAGGTGGAGGATGATGAGACCAAGATGGCACAGATGGTTTGCTCTTTAACAAACCGAGAAGAGTGCTTGGCTTGTGGAAGCTGA